Proteins co-encoded in one Microcella sp. genomic window:
- a CDS encoding TIM-barrel domain-containing protein translates to MIRHVPFGSGHPYSVDTEQRDPVDPVAGEPLTLGVRVSAEVDIVTLQWHDGTAVNEHPLDRAVRRSRGQTVDGGHLASAQARLARAAGSYSVTLRDLAPHRAYRYRFVGGPADAPASQRTRWFDVRVAAWRSAPDETVAVDAAAGLVPGSVEVLDDGERLLRARFALALSDGERVSGFGERFDALDHRGQSLDSVVFEQYKSQGAERKTYLPMPFAHVVGSRGWGFHVRTSRRVWFDVGASAPDRLVIEAEVDSPRAASSVIEVAAYTGTPHDVLDAFLGEVGRPEQLPDWVLRLWASGNEWNTQAEVMRQADLHREHGIPIGSIVIEAWSDESTFHIWRDAQYAPRADGGPMRLSDFTFPAEGAWPDPKGMVDELHARDIALLLWQIPLIKMRPHPRGQTRHDADAAVREGTLIREPGPDGRLRPYRNRGWWFPLGLMPDLTDERAAEWWTEKRRYLVDELGIDGFKTDGGEHAWGRELQYLDGRRGDEANNTFPVAYAKAYGDLLRRAGKAPVTFSRAGFTGSQAHGAFWAGDENSTWEAFRWSLFAGLNATASGVLYWGWDIAGFSGEIPTAELYLRSMAAAAFVPIMQYHSEFNHHRSPSRDRTPWNIAERTGDDRVLPGVQRIVQLRERLVPYLSAESAWAIEQGTSLMRPLFFDWPDDDRLWGSPLQWMLGRSILVSPVATEGAISHTATLPAGEWVHAFSGEQVTGGATHTTEVPLDEAPVYVRAADWPALRDVFRS, encoded by the coding sequence ATGATCCGGCACGTTCCCTTCGGTTCGGGCCACCCCTACTCGGTCGACACCGAGCAGCGCGACCCGGTCGACCCGGTCGCCGGCGAGCCGCTGACGCTCGGCGTGCGCGTGTCGGCCGAGGTCGACATCGTGACGCTGCAGTGGCATGACGGCACAGCGGTGAACGAGCATCCCCTCGATCGTGCCGTTCGTCGCTCGCGCGGGCAGACCGTCGACGGCGGCCACCTCGCGAGCGCGCAGGCCCGCCTTGCCCGCGCCGCGGGCAGCTACTCGGTGACGCTGCGAGACCTCGCGCCGCACCGGGCCTATCGTTATCGATTCGTCGGCGGACCCGCAGACGCGCCCGCCTCGCAGCGCACGCGCTGGTTCGACGTGCGGGTCGCCGCCTGGCGATCGGCCCCCGACGAGACCGTGGCGGTGGATGCCGCTGCCGGGCTCGTGCCGGGCAGCGTCGAGGTGCTCGACGACGGTGAGCGGCTGCTGCGGGCACGCTTCGCGCTCGCGCTGAGCGACGGCGAGCGCGTGAGCGGATTCGGCGAGCGGTTCGACGCCCTCGACCACCGCGGCCAGTCTCTCGACTCGGTCGTCTTCGAGCAGTACAAGTCTCAGGGTGCCGAGCGCAAGACCTACCTGCCCATGCCGTTCGCCCATGTCGTGGGAAGCCGCGGCTGGGGCTTCCACGTGCGCACCTCGCGCCGTGTGTGGTTCGACGTCGGTGCATCGGCACCCGACCGGCTCGTGATCGAGGCCGAGGTCGACAGCCCCAGGGCAGCATCGAGCGTCATCGAGGTCGCTGCGTACACCGGCACCCCGCATGACGTGCTCGACGCCTTCCTCGGCGAGGTCGGTCGCCCCGAGCAGCTGCCTGACTGGGTGCTGCGGCTGTGGGCGAGCGGCAACGAGTGGAACACGCAGGCCGAGGTGATGCGGCAGGCCGACCTGCACCGCGAGCACGGCATCCCGATCGGCAGCATCGTGATCGAGGCGTGGAGCGACGAGAGCACCTTCCACATCTGGCGCGACGCGCAGTACGCGCCGCGCGCCGACGGCGGCCCGATGCGCCTTTCCGACTTCACCTTCCCCGCCGAGGGCGCCTGGCCTGATCCGAAAGGCATGGTCGACGAGCTGCACGCGCGCGACATCGCGCTGCTGCTCTGGCAGATTCCGCTCATCAAGATGCGGCCGCATCCGCGCGGGCAGACGCGGCACGACGCCGATGCCGCCGTGCGCGAGGGCACGCTCATCCGTGAGCCCGGGCCCGATGGCCGGCTGCGGCCCTACCGCAACCGCGGCTGGTGGTTTCCGCTCGGGCTCATGCCCGACCTCACCGACGAACGCGCGGCCGAGTGGTGGACCGAGAAGCGCCGCTACCTGGTCGACGAGCTCGGCATCGACGGCTTCAAGACCGACGGCGGCGAGCACGCCTGGGGTCGCGAGCTGCAGTATCTCGATGGTCGCCGCGGCGACGAGGCGAACAACACCTTCCCCGTCGCGTATGCGAAGGCCTACGGCGACCTGCTGCGCCGCGCAGGCAAAGCGCCGGTGACCTTCTCGCGCGCCGGGTTCACCGGCTCGCAGGCGCACGGCGCCTTCTGGGCGGGCGACGAGAACTCGACCTGGGAGGCCTTCCGCTGGTCACTCTTCGCGGGGCTCAACGCCACGGCGAGCGGGGTGCTCTACTGGGGGTGGGATATCGCCGGCTTCAGCGGAGAGATCCCCACGGCTGAGCTCTACCTGCGCTCGATGGCCGCAGCGGCGTTCGTGCCGATCATGCAGTACCACTCCGAGTTCAACCACCACCGCTCGCCCAGCCGCGACCGCACGCCGTGGAACATCGCCGAACGCACGGGCGACGACCGCGTGCTGCCGGGCGTGCAGCGCATCGTGCAGCTACGTGAGCGGCTCGTGCCCTACCTCTCGGCCGAGAGCGCGTGGGCGATCGAGCAGGGAACCTCGCTCATGCGGCCGCTGTTCTTCGACTGGCCCGACGACGATCGGCTGTGGGGCTCGCCCCTGCAGTGGATGCTCGGCAGGAGCATCCTCGTCTCGCCGGTCGCCACCGAGGGGGCGATTTCGCACACCGCGACTCTGCCTGCGGGGGAGTGGGTGCACGCGTTCAGTGGCGAACAGGTGACGGGCGGCGCCACCCACACGACCGAGGTGCCTCTCGACGAGGCCCCGGTCTACGTGCGCGCCGCCGACTGGCCGGCGCTGCGCGACGTGTTCCGTTCGTAA
- a CDS encoding glycoside hydrolase family 15 protein, which yields MTITTSSDLDQLADLAARSVALIESLQHAGGAYPASPTFSAYQGYSWFRDGAFIADGMSAAGAVESASRFFDWCNRMLDQRSDRIAQIVAAEAAGTPLPDDRMLATRFTFDGDEGDDDWWDFQTDGYGTWVWACIAHAERHDLDLDRWADGIRLSVDYLLATWSRPCYDWWEEHAAEKHVSTLGCVVAGLEAASRSDLLTADGAAAATSAAASARGLIADRGTYDGHLAKWLGSTAVDGSLAAVIAPLGVVEATSPLGLASIRAIETQLSVDGGVHRYLLDTFFGGGQWPLLSCFLGLAHSRAGDRDAALRLLTWAAGTETDDGFLPEQVPDHLLAPERRNEWLERWGPVATPLLWSHAMFVRLAVELDVLQPSTYSAGVSA from the coding sequence ATGACCATCACCACCTCGAGCGATCTCGATCAGCTCGCCGACCTCGCCGCGCGCAGCGTGGCCCTCATCGAGAGCCTGCAGCACGCGGGCGGCGCCTACCCCGCGAGCCCCACCTTCTCGGCCTACCAGGGCTACAGCTGGTTTCGCGACGGCGCCTTCATTGCCGACGGCATGTCGGCGGCGGGCGCCGTCGAGTCGGCCTCGCGCTTCTTCGACTGGTGCAACCGGATGCTCGATCAGCGCAGCGACCGCATCGCCCAGATCGTCGCGGCGGAGGCCGCCGGCACCCCGCTGCCCGATGACCGCATGCTCGCCACCCGTTTCACCTTCGACGGAGACGAGGGCGACGACGACTGGTGGGACTTCCAGACCGACGGCTACGGCACGTGGGTGTGGGCGTGCATTGCTCACGCCGAACGCCACGACCTCGATCTCGACCGCTGGGCCGACGGCATCCGCTTGAGTGTCGACTACCTGCTCGCCACATGGTCGCGGCCCTGCTACGACTGGTGGGAGGAGCACGCGGCCGAGAAGCACGTCTCGACGCTCGGCTGCGTCGTGGCCGGGCTCGAGGCCGCGTCGCGCTCTGACCTGCTGACCGCCGACGGTGCCGCAGCGGCGACCTCGGCAGCAGCATCCGCCCGCGGCCTCATCGCCGACCGCGGCACGTACGATGGTCACCTCGCCAAGTGGCTCGGCTCGACCGCGGTCGACGGCTCGCTCGCGGCCGTGATCGCACCCCTCGGCGTTGTCGAGGCGACGAGCCCGCTGGGCCTCGCGAGCATCCGCGCGATCGAGACGCAGTTGAGCGTCGACGGCGGCGTGCACCGCTACCTGCTCGACACCTTCTTCGGCGGCGGGCAGTGGCCCCTGCTGAGCTGCTTTCTCGGACTCGCTCACAGTCGCGCCGGCGATCGCGATGCGGCCTTGCGACTGCTGACCTGGGCCGCCGGCACCGAGACCGACGACGGCTTTCTGCCCGAGCAGGTGCCCGACCATCTGTTGGCGCCCGAGCGGCGCAACGAGTGGCTCGAACGCTGGGGCCCCGTCGCCACACCCCTGCTGTGGAGCCACGCCATGTTCGTGCGGCTCGCGGTCGAGCTCGACGTGCTGCAGCCCTCGACGTATTCTGCCGGGGTGAGCGCATGA
- a CDS encoding ABC transporter substrate-binding protein: MKRSLIAAVGLAGVSALVLGGCAAEPAEPEGPVTITYSNFISNDGNEDNLAAIIDAFEAENPNITVEVTTLPYGDYFTALQTDLAAGSIADVVDTDFGFFQTLADSGALAPLEVANPEAYRESLIEAYSRDGVSYGLPSSFSAVVLYYNADLFDQAGLDYPTADWTWADEQAAAEAITALGGDIWGSHQPVSFFEYYKVLAQNGESFLNDDRTAVAFNTPGGIEAAEWLVNKSGTVMPTIEQGQGTPDFDTNLFVDGKLGMLHTGIWVFGAVADVPFNWDIAVEPGKTQQASGVFSNAVGVSATSENIEAATLFAEFLTSSQTMVDVRLESGWELPPISDESQLALYLTKDNPANRQAVFDSLDGIAIQPIVSTGQQEMQDIMNEELIEAQAGRKTVAEALASAEERINAVIGG, encoded by the coding sequence ATGAAGCGTTCACTCATCGCAGCCGTCGGCCTCGCCGGCGTCTCCGCACTCGTGCTCGGCGGTTGCGCCGCCGAGCCGGCCGAGCCCGAAGGCCCGGTCACCATCACCTACAGCAACTTCATCTCGAACGATGGCAACGAAGACAACCTCGCCGCCATCATCGACGCCTTCGAGGCCGAGAACCCGAACATCACTGTCGAGGTGACGACGCTGCCCTACGGCGACTACTTCACGGCGCTGCAGACCGACCTCGCGGCCGGCTCGATCGCCGATGTGGTCGACACCGACTTCGGGTTCTTCCAGACGCTCGCCGACTCGGGCGCCCTGGCGCCCCTCGAGGTCGCGAACCCCGAGGCCTACCGCGAGTCGCTCATCGAGGCCTATTCGCGCGACGGCGTCAGCTACGGTCTGCCGAGCTCGTTCTCGGCCGTCGTGCTGTACTACAACGCCGACCTCTTCGACCAGGCCGGTCTCGACTACCCGACGGCCGACTGGACGTGGGCCGACGAGCAGGCTGCTGCTGAAGCGATCACCGCGCTCGGCGGCGACATCTGGGGCAGCCACCAGCCGGTGTCGTTCTTCGAGTACTACAAGGTGCTCGCGCAGAACGGCGAGTCGTTCTTGAACGACGACCGCACCGCGGTGGCCTTCAACACCCCGGGCGGCATCGAGGCCGCAGAGTGGCTCGTGAACAAGAGCGGCACCGTCATGCCGACGATCGAGCAGGGTCAGGGAACCCCCGACTTCGACACGAACCTGTTCGTCGACGGCAAGCTCGGCATGCTGCACACGGGCATCTGGGTGTTCGGCGCCGTCGCCGATGTGCCCTTCAACTGGGACATCGCGGTCGAGCCGGGCAAGACTCAGCAGGCCAGCGGCGTGTTCTCGAACGCCGTGGGTGTCTCGGCAACCTCCGAGAACATCGAGGCCGCCACGCTCTTCGCCGAGTTCTTGACCTCGTCGCAGACGATGGTCGACGTGCGGCTCGAGTCGGGCTGGGAGCTGCCGCCGATCAGCGACGAGTCGCAGCTGGCGCTGTACCTGACGAAAGACAACCCGGCCAACCGTCAGGCGGTCTTCGACTCGCTCGACGGCATCGCGATCCAGCCGATCGTCTCGACCGGCCAGCAAGAGATGCAAGACATCATGAACGAGGAGCTCATCGAGGCCCAGGCCGGTCGCAAGACCGTCGCCGAAGCACTCGCGAGCGCTGAGGAGCGCATCAACGCCGTCATCGGCGGCTGA
- a CDS encoding carbohydrate ABC transporter permease — MRERTTSRAGWIVLHIAVILGAAAMFFPFLWTFITSITPGAGFSITPQLWPENPSFEAYEVLFTERPFARVVLNSLMLAVITTIVQLFTSATAAYAFSRLPFRGRGVVFAVYLATMMIPLQVLVVPLFAQLKTFGLLNTYLGALLPTFASAFGIFLLRQAVNQVPRELDEAATLDGAGHFRVFFSIILPNIKPALATLTIFAFMGSWNSFLWPLIVLRSPELQTLPIALAGLQGQYTTAWDVVMAGSVISVLPMLALYIFAQKYIIQGVASSGIK, encoded by the coding sequence ATGCGTGAGCGCACCACGAGCCGCGCGGGCTGGATCGTGCTGCACATCGCCGTCATCCTCGGCGCAGCAGCGATGTTCTTTCCGTTCCTGTGGACCTTCATTACCTCGATTACCCCCGGGGCCGGCTTCTCGATCACACCGCAGCTGTGGCCCGAGAACCCGTCGTTCGAGGCCTACGAGGTGCTGTTCACCGAGCGTCCCTTCGCGCGCGTGGTGCTCAACAGCCTCATGCTCGCCGTCATCACGACGATCGTGCAGCTCTTCACGAGCGCCACTGCGGCCTACGCCTTCAGCAGGCTGCCGTTTCGGGGCCGCGGCGTCGTCTTCGCGGTGTACCTCGCCACGATGATGATTCCGCTGCAGGTGCTGGTCGTGCCGCTCTTCGCCCAGCTGAAGACCTTCGGGCTGCTCAACACCTACCTCGGCGCCCTGTTGCCGACCTTCGCGAGCGCCTTCGGCATCTTCCTGCTGCGCCAGGCCGTCAACCAGGTGCCCCGCGAGCTCGATGAGGCCGCAACGCTCGACGGCGCGGGCCACTTCCGTGTGTTCTTCTCGATCATCCTGCCGAACATCAAGCCCGCGCTCGCGACGCTGACGATCTTCGCGTTCATGGGCAGCTGGAACAGCTTCTTGTGGCCGCTCATCGTGCTGCGATCACCCGAGCTGCAGACGCTGCCGATCGCGCTCGCCGGCCTGCAAGGCCAGTACACGACCGCGTGGGACGTCGTCATGGCCGGCTCGGTCATCAGCGTGCTGCCCATGCTCGCGCTCTACATCTTCGCCCAGAAGTACATCATCCAGGGCGTCGCCAGCTCGGGGATCAAGTAG
- a CDS encoding carbohydrate ABC transporter permease has product MSVSTLQTSLVDRAPVERLTAPVRAPKKRGWRYGLTVAAFLLPSAVPLALFVLVPMVSAAWISLHDWNLITPMQFVGLDNFAELLADPGTAAVFGNTLYYIVGYLPLVYVGGLILALALNRALKGRSFWRGIYFLPVVTSWIAVAVVWRWLLNPSNGVVNTVLGWVGIDGPGWWAEPAWSMPSIILASAWKDLGFVMVILLAGLQAINPDLYDAAKVDGAGAWARFRNVTLPMLSPSTFFVVVISLINGFQVFDQVYAMTGGGPAGSSQVVVQQIYDLTFRYGAAGEASALSWMLFAVILGVTVVQIIGQKRWVHYA; this is encoded by the coding sequence GTGAGCGTCTCGACGCTGCAGACGAGCCTCGTCGATCGGGCGCCGGTCGAGCGCCTCACGGCTCCGGTGCGCGCGCCGAAGAAGCGCGGCTGGCGCTACGGCCTCACGGTCGCGGCCTTCTTGTTGCCGAGCGCGGTGCCGCTCGCGTTGTTCGTGCTGGTGCCGATGGTGTCGGCGGCATGGATCAGTCTCCATGACTGGAACCTCATCACGCCCATGCAGTTCGTCGGTCTCGACAACTTCGCCGAGCTGCTCGCAGACCCGGGCACGGCCGCGGTCTTCGGCAACACGCTCTACTACATCGTCGGCTATCTGCCGCTCGTCTACGTCGGCGGTCTCATTCTCGCCCTCGCCCTGAACCGTGCTCTCAAGGGTCGATCGTTCTGGCGCGGCATCTACTTCTTGCCCGTCGTGACGAGCTGGATCGCCGTCGCCGTCGTGTGGCGCTGGTTGCTCAACCCGAGCAACGGCGTCGTCAACACCGTGCTCGGCTGGGTCGGCATCGACGGCCCCGGCTGGTGGGCTGAGCCGGCGTGGTCGATGCCCTCGATCATTCTCGCGAGCGCCTGGAAAGACCTCGGTTTCGTCATGGTGATCTTGCTCGCCGGCCTCCAGGCGATCAACCCCGATCTCTACGACGCGGCGAAGGTTGACGGCGCGGGCGCGTGGGCGCGATTCCGTAACGTGACCCTTCCGATGCTGAGCCCCAGCACGTTCTTCGTCGTGGTCATCTCGCTCATCAACGGCTTCCAGGTCTTCGATCAGGTCTACGCGATGACGGGCGGCGGCCCTGCGGGCTCGAGCCAGGTCGTCGTGCAACAAATCTACGACCTCACGTTCCGCTACGGCGCGGCGGGTGAGGCCTCGGCCCTGTCGTGGATGCTCTTCGCCGTCATTCTCGGCGTGACCGTCGTGCAGATCATCGGTCAGAAGCGGTGGGTGCACTATGCGTGA